One genomic segment of Pseudonocardia sp. T1-2H includes these proteins:
- a CDS encoding electron transfer flavoprotein subunit beta/FixA family protein, with amino-acid sequence MNIVVLVKQVPDTYSERKLSDGDHTLDRDATDAVLDEINERAVESALQLKEANDGSEVTVVTMGPDRATDAIRKALSMGADKAVHLSDSALHGSCAVQTAKALAKVIGTLGEVDLVLAGNEASDGRSGAIPAMVADILDLPALTHARELTVEGSTVTVRRETDDGVTILTTELPAVVSVNEKINEPRYPSFKGIMAAKKKPVTTLSLADAGIDASEVGLANALTSVTSAQPKPPKSAGEKVEDEGDGGAKIAAFLVSQKLI; translated from the coding sequence ATGAACATCGTCGTACTGGTCAAGCAGGTGCCGGACACCTACTCCGAGCGGAAGTTGTCCGACGGTGACCACACCCTGGACCGCGACGCGACGGACGCGGTGCTGGACGAGATCAACGAGCGTGCGGTGGAGTCCGCGCTGCAGCTCAAGGAGGCCAACGACGGCTCCGAGGTCACCGTGGTGACGATGGGGCCGGACCGGGCCACGGACGCGATCCGCAAGGCGCTGTCCATGGGTGCGGACAAGGCGGTGCACCTCTCGGACTCCGCGTTGCACGGCTCCTGTGCGGTGCAGACCGCGAAGGCGCTGGCGAAGGTGATCGGCACCCTCGGTGAGGTGGACCTGGTCCTGGCCGGCAACGAGGCGTCCGACGGCCGCTCGGGCGCGATCCCGGCGATGGTCGCGGACATCCTGGACCTGCCGGCGCTGACCCACGCCCGTGAGCTCACGGTCGAGGGTTCGACGGTCACGGTGCGCCGGGAGACCGACGACGGCGTCACGATCCTGACCACGGAGCTGCCGGCGGTCGTCTCGGTGAACGAGAAGATCAACGAGCCGCGGTACCCGTCGTTCAAGGGGATCATGGCGGCGAAGAAGAAGCCGGTGACCACCCTGTCGCTGGCCGACGCCGGGATCGACGCGTCGGAGGTCGGGCTCGCGAACGCGCTGACCTCGGTGACCTCGGCGCAGCCGAAGCCGCCGAAGTCGGCCGGTGAGAAGGTCGAGGACGAGGGCGACGGCGGCGCGAAGATCGCCGCGTTCCTGGTCTCGCAGAAGCTCATCTGA